In Synechococcus sp. Nb3U1, one DNA window encodes the following:
- a CDS encoding DUF7676 family protein translates to MAAFSPWVTPIYQSWQDLSPTGWILSYEGISTHIDCLGPLLYSLFQEHWAQVQLGHVVEGGVLELAFKDPPSLCVLYDGYLTVATETWHLHLCLEEHLGGPYNKTSSGLRKQRLVSRAALYQRLNPEGKPRMWGIQVQWSSILGTVPGTHESPLKLPSKLCKAIWFIIVP, encoded by the coding sequence ATGGCTGCCTTTAGTCCTTGGGTTACCCCAATTTACCAATCCTGGCAGGATCTTTCTCCTACGGGCTGGATCCTGAGCTATGAAGGGATCTCTACCCACATCGACTGCTTAGGGCCATTGCTGTACAGCCTCTTTCAGGAGCACTGGGCACAGGTGCAATTGGGACACGTTGTCGAGGGAGGTGTGCTGGAACTTGCCTTTAAAGATCCTCCCTCTTTATGCGTGCTCTATGATGGCTATTTGACGGTTGCCACTGAAACTTGGCATTTGCATTTATGCTTAGAAGAACACTTAGGCGGCCCCTACAATAAAACCTCGTCTGGGCTACGTAAGCAACGGTTGGTGAGCCGAGCTGCCCTTTATCAACGGCTTAATCCTGAGGGCAAACCCCGTATGTGGGGGATCCAAGTCCAGTGGTCTTCTATTCTGGGAACCGTACCTGGTACACACGAGTCACCCCTCAAGTTGCCGAGCAAATTGTGCAAAGCCATCTGGTTCATCATTGTCCCCTAA
- a CDS encoding DUF1636 domain-containing protein produces MTQILQDPQAQVQSQPSLTHYLWVCTTCGSQWVNGKREGVSQGEILLEKLRSQPLNPQLKLKPVACMSGCSHACVIGLAALTKTTYIFGDLDPEKDVDSILKTAELYLTKSDGILPWAERPLKKGVIARIPPIEIE; encoded by the coding sequence ATGACCCAGATCCTTCAAGATCCTCAAGCTCAAGTTCAATCTCAACCCAGCCTCACCCATTACCTTTGGGTCTGCACCACCTGTGGATCCCAGTGGGTGAATGGCAAAAGAGAGGGAGTCAGTCAAGGAGAGATTCTTCTCGAAAAATTGCGATCCCAACCCCTGAATCCCCAACTCAAGCTCAAACCCGTAGCCTGCATGAGTGGATGTAGTCATGCCTGTGTGATTGGGCTGGCTGCCCTCACAAAGACCACCTATATTTTTGGAGATTTGGATCCAGAAAAAGATGTCGATTCAATCCTCAAAACTGCAGAGTTGTATCTCACCAAGTCCGATGGGATCCTGCCCTGGGCTGAACGTCCTCTTAAAAAAGGTGTGATTGCTCGGATCCCACCGATTGAGATTGAATAG
- a CDS encoding TonB-dependent receptor plug domain-containing protein, whose product MNKVFFLSLGLGGLVIGIPVWGQALDPEEVLETGISAEILNQTVTSPFRRPGLLRDSSRPVYVITRQQIQEQGARTAQEALRYLPGILSDGTAGTQLGALSSQFMRGGRTAQVLVLLDGRPINDLGFLGGFDLSQISSDVIEQIEVAPGGGSTLYGSDAIGGVINIVTVTPTSESETLLETAVGSYGLNEQGIQHRGQAENLGWVISYRRLEGANDFPFEIARLEQSGIRENSAVEYNNLQTKLTWQVSENHSFSLNGLYLNKQFQVPGSINFPSPDAVQDTHDVLLDLDWLWDQGDGSLRARVFFDDLNYQFSSPETQGSRDVIARTGWGSQVQYDWQASDTLRWVVGADYRSIAGRNTTFSFTEGSTNVNYNNRVNQQALFARLDYDSASNLNLNLGIRQDFNSLVNGSATSPAIGIRWSVGDGTTLRANYASSFRTPLISELFFRLRGFFEVNGNPSLRPERGESFDIGLDQTLGDIGLLRLTFSQNRIRDGITFVSTSETSGSYENIGLVEYTGLEAALDLRFDSNWRAFVNYTLNNPRIREALNSATLGKELAFVGADSFNLGLTYHSFEGWHGSLLLHQVGNFFTNNNNSESLPGYTLLSLKGGIPISDTLILEMGVDNLLDQQYEVFPGYPGVGRTLRVNLRGQF is encoded by the coding sequence GTGAATAAAGTTTTTTTTCTCAGCCTTGGGCTGGGAGGTTTGGTTATTGGGATTCCGGTGTGGGGGCAAGCACTGGATCCAGAAGAGGTTTTGGAGACTGGTATCAGTGCTGAGATTCTCAACCAGACGGTGACTAGTCCCTTTCGTCGCCCGGGGTTATTGCGGGATTCTTCTCGGCCTGTATATGTCATCACCCGCCAGCAGATCCAGGAGCAGGGAGCTAGAACTGCTCAGGAAGCTCTGCGTTATTTGCCGGGGATCCTCAGCGATGGTACTGCCGGGACTCAATTGGGAGCACTCAGCTCTCAATTCATGCGCGGGGGGCGCACGGCTCAGGTATTGGTGCTGTTGGATGGTCGGCCCATCAACGATTTGGGCTTTTTGGGCGGGTTTGATCTGTCCCAGATCAGCAGCGATGTCATCGAGCAAATTGAGGTTGCACCAGGGGGTGGATCCACCCTGTACGGTTCCGATGCCATCGGCGGGGTGATCAACATCGTGACGGTAACTCCCACATCCGAGTCAGAGACCCTGCTGGAAACGGCTGTTGGCAGCTATGGCCTCAATGAGCAAGGGATCCAGCATCGCGGCCAAGCAGAGAATCTGGGCTGGGTGATCAGCTATCGCCGCCTAGAGGGTGCTAATGATTTTCCCTTTGAAATTGCTCGGTTGGAGCAATCCGGAATCCGAGAAAACTCAGCAGTAGAGTACAACAATCTCCAGACTAAGCTCACCTGGCAAGTCAGTGAAAATCACAGTTTCAGCTTGAATGGATTATATCTAAATAAGCAATTTCAAGTCCCTGGCAGTATCAACTTCCCTTCACCTGATGCGGTTCAAGACACCCATGATGTGTTGTTGGATCTAGATTGGCTTTGGGATCAGGGAGATGGATCCCTACGGGCTAGAGTCTTTTTTGACGATCTCAACTATCAGTTTAGCTCTCCCGAAACCCAGGGATCCCGTGATGTTATTGCCAGAACCGGCTGGGGATCCCAGGTGCAATACGATTGGCAAGCAAGTGATACCCTCCGATGGGTAGTGGGAGCCGACTACCGCTCCATTGCGGGACGCAATACCACGTTTTCATTTACTGAGGGATCCACCAATGTCAACTACAACAACAGGGTCAATCAGCAGGCACTGTTTGCTCGCTTGGACTACGATTCAGCATCCAATTTGAATCTCAACCTAGGGATCCGTCAGGATTTTAATAGTTTGGTGAATGGCTCAGCCACCTCTCCGGCCATCGGGATCCGTTGGTCTGTGGGGGATGGCACCACCCTCCGAGCTAACTATGCCAGCAGCTTTCGTACCCCCTTGATTTCAGAATTGTTCTTTCGGTTGCGGGGTTTTTTTGAAGTGAATGGCAATCCTAGCTTGCGACCAGAACGGGGGGAGAGTTTTGATATTGGACTTGATCAGACTTTGGGAGATATTGGTCTTCTTCGTCTAACTTTTTCTCAAAATCGAATCCGAGATGGCATTACATTTGTCAGCACAAGTGAAACGTCAGGATCCTACGAAAACATCGGTTTAGTGGAATATACCGGCTTGGAAGCCGCCTTGGATCTACGTTTCGATTCAAATTGGAGAGCTTTTGTCAACTATACTCTCAATAATCCCAGGATTCGTGAGGCTCTAAACTCAGCCACACTAGGTAAGGAGCTGGCTTTTGTCGGGGCGGATAGTTTCAACTTGGGGCTAACTTATCATTCCTTCGAGGGTTGGCATGGATCCCTGTTGCTACATCAAGTTGGTAACTTTTTTACCAACAATAACAATAGTGAATCTCTCCCTGGTTATACCCTTCTTTCCCTCAAAGGAGGGATCCCCATCTCAGATACTTTAATCCTAGAAATGGGAGTAGATAACCTCCTGGATCAACAGTACGAAGTATTCCCAGGTTATCCCGGTGTTGGCCGTACCCTGAGAGTTAATCTGCGGGGTCAATTTTAG
- a CDS encoding formylmethanofuran dehydrogenase subunit E family protein, with translation MICSGTSSRGPHSNFAGAAFFLAVSNSRAGNRYSWGRERVTDIHGGAGPWAVAGYRMGLRALKELDLLSPTPHTSVNRFAVEVIHKSPKEIQFTSIVDGLHAGTGASLGKMNLKLVEVGSVTEMVSLVIHRESGKQVEFRVLGTFLEEYRDLPREELLAAGQRVLRLADEEIFEVTVTP, from the coding sequence ATTATTTGTTCTGGCACATCCTCACGGGGGCCCCATTCCAACTTTGCAGGAGCAGCCTTCTTTCTCGCTGTCAGCAACAGCAGAGCGGGTAACAGATATTCATGGGGGAGAGAGCGGGTAACAGATATTCATGGGGGAGCGGGGCCTTGGGCTGTCGCTGGCTATCGCATGGGACTGAGAGCTCTGAAAGAACTGGATTTGCTTAGCCCTACCCCTCACACTTCTGTAAATCGCTTTGCGGTGGAGGTGATTCACAAGTCACCCAAGGAGATCCAGTTTACTTCTATAGTAGATGGTCTTCACGCCGGAACCGGTGCCAGTTTAGGAAAAATGAATCTGAAGCTGGTGGAGGTGGGATCCGTTACAGAAATGGTTAGTCTAGTTATTCATCGGGAGAGTGGCAAGCAGGTGGAATTTCGCGTGCTGGGCACCTTTTTGGAAGAGTATCGAGATTTGCCGCGAGAAGAGTTGTTAGCAGCAGGGCAACGGGTTTTGAGGCTAGCGGATGAGGAGATTTTTGAGGTGACTGTTACGCCTTAG
- a CDS encoding mechanosensitive ion channel, whose amino-acid sequence MLSNLWSRLLDFMPNLLAAIAILILGWLLATIIASTTKKLLKKTQLDNRIAGWILGKKEGSKLPEVEKWLPATIYWFILLFVLVAVLNALKLEVVSAPLNNFLGAIFTYLPRIGGATLLLGVAWLVATVARFAVVQGLKRFNLDDQLALVSKDSATEEATPQDAGAKVSPEVSRADATAGTAEGKVAGAFLLNETLGNILYWLILLFFLPLILDALDLQAPLQPLQNLINQLLSVLPRIFGAVIIGAIGWFVARIVRGIITNLLIAAGANSLGSRLGMSQLAQNIGMVVYLLVLIPAVIAAFNALDIRAISDPAVAMLEQVLRAVPLLVGAGFILAVFYFVGQVLSNIVTQALQAMGFDNILTWLGLPPLQAIAPVESENESNEPVVKQRTPSEVVGLVAWVGVVLLGAIPATELLQFAALTDIVQGILLIAGRVLIGVLVFSIGLYLANLAHSLVHGLGGQSSQVVAQAARIAILIFVGAMALQQMGVATDIVVLAFSLILGAIAVAVALAFGLGGRDVAAEQLRQWLKTFEKKE is encoded by the coding sequence ATGCTGAGTAATCTTTGGTCTCGGCTGCTAGATTTCATGCCAAATTTACTGGCTGCTATTGCTATTTTGATTTTGGGTTGGCTGTTGGCTACAATTATTGCTTCTACGACCAAGAAGCTACTTAAAAAGACTCAACTGGATAATCGAATTGCTGGCTGGATCCTTGGGAAAAAGGAAGGCAGTAAATTGCCTGAGGTAGAAAAATGGCTGCCAGCAACTATCTATTGGTTTATTTTACTATTTGTCTTGGTAGCAGTCCTAAATGCTCTGAAGCTGGAGGTGGTTTCAGCTCCTCTGAATAACTTTTTAGGAGCCATTTTTACTTATTTACCACGAATAGGAGGAGCTACTTTATTGCTGGGTGTTGCTTGGTTGGTGGCTACAGTTGCTCGGTTTGCTGTAGTGCAAGGGTTAAAGCGTTTTAATCTAGATGATCAGTTGGCGCTTGTCTCTAAGGACAGTGCAACTGAAGAAGCGACCCCTCAAGATGCAGGAGCAAAAGTATCTCCAGAGGTTAGCAGAGCTGACGCGACAGCAGGGACTGCAGAGGGTAAAGTTGCTGGAGCTTTTTTGCTGAATGAGACTCTCGGAAACATTCTCTACTGGCTGATCTTGCTATTTTTCTTGCCACTCATTTTAGATGCTCTTGATTTACAGGCGCCTTTACAGCCCTTACAGAATCTAATCAACCAGTTACTCTCAGTATTGCCACGGATTTTTGGAGCTGTAATTATTGGGGCAATTGGTTGGTTTGTTGCTCGGATTGTGCGAGGTATTATCACGAACCTATTGATAGCTGCTGGGGCAAATTCTCTTGGTTCTCGCTTAGGAATGTCGCAACTGGCCCAAAATATCGGCATGGTGGTTTACCTACTGGTTCTAATTCCAGCGGTGATTGCAGCCTTCAATGCTCTTGATATCCGGGCTATTTCTGATCCGGCTGTGGCAATGCTGGAGCAGGTGCTGCGGGCAGTGCCTTTACTGGTGGGAGCGGGTTTCATTTTGGCGGTCTTTTATTTTGTTGGCCAAGTGTTGTCTAATATCGTGACTCAGGCACTACAGGCAATGGGCTTTGACAACATCCTCACCTGGCTGGGTTTGCCTCCTCTGCAGGCAATAGCTCCTGTGGAATCTGAGAATGAATCGAATGAACCGGTTGTGAAACAGCGTACCCCTTCTGAAGTTGTGGGATTGGTGGCATGGGTTGGGGTGGTGCTCCTAGGAGCTATTCCTGCTACAGAGCTGCTGCAATTTGCTGCCCTGACAGATATTGTTCAAGGGATCCTGTTGATTGCTGGGCGAGTCTTAATTGGTGTTTTGGTATTCAGTATTGGCTTGTACTTGGCAAACTTAGCCCACTCATTGGTGCATGGACTGGGGGGACAATCTTCTCAGGTGGTGGCTCAGGCAGCTCGCATTGCTATTTTGATCTTTGTGGGAGCAATGGCTCTGCAGCAAATGGGGGTGGCCACCGATATCGTGGTACTGGCTTTTAGCCTGATTTTGGGAGCAATTGCAGTGGCGGTTGCTCTGGCTTTTGGGCTGGGGGGGCGAGATGTTGCGGCTGAGCAACTTCGTCAGTGGCTCAAGACTTTTGAGAAGAAAGAGTGA
- a CDS encoding phosphodiester glycosidase family protein encodes MFNKTQDWLAAMAVVLIHSAPAQAQMVPVRMVQGIPLYQEEMWVGGNRIPVSILTLSPSAGRLRPIWAEPTGLVGLRELSSFASEQGALAAINGGFFNRNTRQPLGTIRLDGRWISSPILGRGVVAWSDQGKDSVPLTRKVRFGRLRMQAELRNGIGDRIPLMGINTGYIVAGISQFTSDWGSTYTTQTDNETVLQVQEGQVQAILSAGLAGSVSVPIPVGGYVLAARELEGSLEAQKLVVGDRLSIHLALDPPELEAYPHLLGAGPLLLLDGQVVLDAEREQFQPAFRTQRAARSAIGLLESGHLLWVTAGNAQENQGITLQEMAQLMLQLGCRHALNLDGGNSSTTLVLEGEAVNWERPFLEVSNPENPADSGLPRRLLPRVHNGLGFFPL; translated from the coding sequence ATGTTCAACAAAACTCAAGACTGGCTGGCGGCAATGGCTGTGGTGCTGATTCACTCGGCTCCGGCACAAGCCCAGATGGTTCCTGTCCGCATGGTGCAAGGGATCCCGTTGTATCAGGAGGAAATGTGGGTTGGGGGGAATCGGATCCCAGTTTCTATTTTGACCCTTTCGCCATCGGCCGGTCGCCTGCGCCCGATTTGGGCTGAACCGACAGGGTTGGTGGGTTTACGAGAATTATCCTCCTTTGCCAGCGAACAAGGCGCTTTGGCTGCCATTAATGGGGGCTTTTTTAACCGCAATACCCGGCAGCCGCTGGGGACAATCCGCTTGGATGGCCGCTGGATTTCCAGCCCGATTTTGGGCCGTGGAGTCGTAGCTTGGTCGGATCAGGGCAAGGACTCCGTCCCGCTGACGCGAAAAGTGCGCTTCGGGCGGCTGCGGATGCAAGCAGAACTGCGCAATGGTATCGGGGATCGGATCCCGCTCATGGGCATCAACACAGGCTATATCGTGGCTGGGATCTCGCAATTTACTTCCGATTGGGGATCCACCTACACCACCCAAACCGACAATGAAACCGTTCTCCAGGTGCAAGAGGGACAGGTACAGGCCATTCTTTCGGCGGGCTTGGCGGGCAGTGTCAGTGTGCCAATTCCAGTGGGGGGCTATGTGTTGGCGGCACGGGAGTTAGAAGGATCCCTGGAAGCCCAAAAACTGGTTGTCGGAGATCGTCTCAGCATTCACTTGGCTTTGGATCCGCCGGAGCTAGAAGCCTATCCTCACCTCCTGGGGGCCGGGCCTTTGCTGCTTTTGGATGGACAGGTGGTGTTAGATGCCGAACGGGAGCAGTTTCAGCCTGCTTTTCGCACTCAGCGAGCAGCTCGTAGCGCCATTGGCCTGTTGGAGAGCGGACATCTGTTGTGGGTTACAGCAGGCAATGCTCAGGAAAACCAAGGGATTACCCTGCAGGAGATGGCTCAGTTGATGCTGCAGTTGGGCTGTCGACATGCTTTGAATTTGGATGGAGGCAATTCTTCTACTACGTTAGTGCTAGAGGGAGAAGCTGTGAATTGGGAGCGCCCATTCTTAGAAGTCAGCAACCCTGAGAATCCAGCGGATAGTGGATTGCCCCGCCGGCTTCTACCTAGAGTTCACAATGGTCTTGGCTTCTTCCCACTCTAA
- the nifB gene encoding nitrogenase cofactor biosynthesis protein NifB, whose protein sequence is MGSPASSQPPQPGSACACSSSSGQTLSPSLQQRIATHPCYSQAAHHHYARMHVAVAPACNIQCNYCNRKFDCANESRPGVVSELLTPAEAAHKVLVIAGKIPQLTVVGIAGPGDPLANPKHTFETFARIAEQAPDIKLCLSTNGLMLPEHIDTIKRLNIDHVTLTINMVDPEIGVKIYPWIRWQRKRITGVEAARILHERQMESLDLLRQADILCKVNSVMIPGINDTHLPEVNRVIQAKGAFLHNIMPLISAPEHGTYFGLTGQRGPTPKELKALQDQCSGNMKMMRHCRQCRADAVGLLGEDRSQEFTKDRFLSMKPEYDPDQRRQVQAGIAQLQAQQQVTQDSLTTAAPSDSPAILVAVASKGGGLVNRHFGHAQEFLIYEVNARGAQFVSHRKIPQYCHGGTGEDNNLDQILDLLRDCKAVLVSKIGDCPMKRIRQAGIEVVEDYDLIETVALKFYQTWLVNQAIEHKPLQH, encoded by the coding sequence GTGGGATCCCCTGCATCCTCCCAGCCTCCCCAACCGGGGAGTGCCTGTGCCTGTAGCAGCAGCTCCGGCCAGACCCTATCCCCCAGTCTGCAGCAGCGCATCGCCACCCACCCCTGCTACAGCCAAGCGGCTCACCATCACTACGCCCGGATGCACGTAGCGGTGGCCCCCGCCTGCAACATCCAGTGCAACTACTGCAACCGCAAGTTTGACTGTGCCAACGAAAGCCGCCCCGGTGTGGTCAGCGAATTGCTCACCCCGGCTGAAGCCGCCCACAAGGTTTTGGTGATTGCTGGCAAAATCCCTCAGTTGACGGTGGTGGGCATCGCCGGGCCAGGGGATCCCTTGGCCAACCCCAAACACACCTTCGAGACCTTTGCCCGCATCGCCGAGCAAGCCCCCGATATCAAGTTGTGCCTTTCCACCAATGGCTTGATGCTGCCGGAGCACATCGACACCATCAAACGGCTCAACATCGACCACGTCACCCTGACCATCAACATGGTGGATCCCGAAATCGGGGTGAAGATCTACCCCTGGATCCGCTGGCAGCGCAAACGCATCACCGGGGTGGAAGCGGCTCGCATCCTGCACGAGCGCCAGATGGAGAGCCTGGATCTCTTGCGTCAGGCAGATATCCTCTGCAAGGTCAACTCCGTCATGATCCCCGGCATCAACGACACCCACCTGCCGGAGGTGAATCGAGTTATCCAGGCCAAAGGGGCCTTTTTGCACAACATCATGCCCCTGATTTCAGCCCCCGAACACGGCACCTATTTCGGCCTGACCGGGCAACGGGGTCCTACCCCCAAAGAGCTAAAAGCCCTGCAAGATCAGTGCTCCGGCAATATGAAAATGATGCGCCATTGCCGTCAGTGCCGGGCGGATGCGGTGGGGCTTTTGGGGGAAGACCGCAGCCAGGAGTTCACCAAAGATCGCTTTTTGTCCATGAAGCCTGAGTATGACCCCGACCAACGTCGCCAAGTACAGGCGGGTATTGCCCAGTTGCAAGCTCAGCAGCAGGTGACCCAAGACAGCCTGACGACGGCGGCACCCTCGGATAGTCCGGCCATTTTGGTGGCGGTAGCCAGCAAGGGCGGCGGTTTGGTGAATCGACACTTCGGGCATGCCCAGGAATTTTTGATCTACGAAGTCAACGCCCGCGGTGCCCAATTCGTCAGCCACCGCAAGATTCCGCAGTACTGCCACGGCGGCACCGGTGAAGACAACAATCTGGATCAGATCCTGGACTTGCTCCGCGATTGCAAGGCAGTGTTGGTCTCCAAGATCGGCGACTGCCCCATGAAACGGATCCGCCAGGCGGGCATCGAGGTGGTGGAAGACTACGACCTAATCGAAACCGTCGCCCTCAAGTTTTACCAAACCTGGCTGGTGAACCAGGCTATTGAGCACAAGCCCCTTCAGCACTAG
- the fdxB gene encoding ferredoxin III, nif-specific produces MATLTALTKGGSPWIPQFIESLDITYCLGCSRCLKVCGRGVFALKALNEEGEFVEDEEEEESERKVMTIVNAALCIGCQACSRICPKKCHSYAPRTT; encoded by the coding sequence ATGGCCACCTTGACTGCTCTGACCAAAGGCGGATCCCCTTGGATCCCTCAGTTCATTGAAAGCCTAGATATCACCTACTGCCTGGGCTGTAGCCGCTGTCTGAAAGTCTGTGGTCGTGGGGTCTTTGCCCTCAAAGCCCTCAATGAAGAGGGCGAATTTGTCGAGGACGAAGAGGAGGAGGAGAGCGAGCGCAAGGTGATGACCATCGTCAATGCCGCCCTCTGCATCGGTTGCCAAGCCTGCTCCCGCATTTGTCCGAAAAAATGCCATTCCTACGCCCCCCGAACGACTTGA
- the nifS gene encoding cysteine desulfurase NifS, translating into MSPVIYLDNNATTAVDPLVLEAMLPYLQAFYGNPSSMHSFGGQVGRALTQAREQVAALLGSDPTEILFTSCGSEGNNTAIRAALAAQPDKRHIITTQVEHASVLNLCKHLEKQGYRVTYLSVDGQGCLDLLELEAALTGDTALVTFMAANNETGVLFPIEPVGSLAQDYGAIVHVDAVQAVGKIPLALHNLPVDLLTLSSHKLHAPKGIGALYIRRGFRFRPLLLGGHQERGRRAGTENVPGIVALGKAAELAQAYLGDPQERHLRDALEQGILQRIPDTQVNGHPSQRLPNTTNLGFKFVEGEAILFGLNKYGICASSGSACTSGSLEPSHVLRAMHLPYTVLHGSIRFSLSRFTQQADVDRVLEVLPEIIRHLRAISPFNSEAEGWLQQQERELALR; encoded by the coding sequence ATGTCCCCCGTCATCTACCTAGACAACAACGCCACCACCGCCGTGGATCCCCTAGTGTTGGAGGCCATGCTGCCCTATTTGCAAGCGTTTTACGGCAATCCCTCCTCCATGCACAGCTTTGGCGGACAGGTGGGGCGTGCCCTCACCCAGGCCCGCGAACAGGTGGCCGCCCTGCTGGGATCCGATCCGACGGAAATTTTGTTCACCAGTTGTGGCAGTGAGGGCAACAATACCGCCATCCGAGCCGCTTTGGCCGCCCAGCCGGACAAACGCCACATCATCACCACCCAGGTGGAACATGCCTCGGTGCTCAATCTTTGTAAACATCTGGAAAAGCAGGGCTACCGGGTGACCTATCTGTCGGTGGATGGGCAGGGCTGTCTGGATCTGCTGGAGCTGGAGGCCGCCCTCACCGGTGATACCGCCTTGGTCACCTTTATGGCTGCCAACAACGAAACCGGGGTGCTCTTCCCGATTGAGCCGGTGGGATCCCTGGCCCAAGACTACGGGGCTATCGTCCATGTGGATGCGGTGCAAGCAGTGGGCAAGATCCCGCTAGCTCTGCACAATCTGCCAGTGGATCTGCTGACCCTATCGAGCCATAAGCTTCATGCCCCTAAGGGGATCGGGGCTTTGTATATCCGGCGGGGTTTTCGCTTTCGTCCACTGCTGCTCGGAGGGCATCAGGAGCGAGGCCGCCGCGCCGGCACCGAAAATGTGCCTGGTATTGTCGCCCTGGGCAAAGCGGCGGAACTGGCCCAAGCCTATCTCGGGGATCCCCAGGAGCGGCACCTACGAGATGCTCTGGAACAGGGAATCTTGCAGCGGATCCCCGACACCCAAGTCAACGGCCACCCCAGCCAACGGCTGCCCAACACCACCAACCTGGGCTTCAAGTTCGTGGAAGGGGAGGCGATCCTCTTTGGGCTGAACAAATACGGTATCTGTGCCTCCTCCGGCTCCGCCTGCACCTCGGGATCCCTGGAACCCTCCCATGTGTTGCGGGCCATGCACCTGCCCTACACCGTCCTGCACGGCTCTATTCGCTTTAGCCTTTCCCGCTTTACCCAGCAGGCGGACGTGGATCGGGTGCTGGAAGTATTACCCGAGATCATCCGTCACCTGCGGGCGATTTCTCCCTTCAACAGCGAAGCCGAAGGGTGGTTGCAACAGCAGGAACGGGAACTGGCTCTGCGTTAG
- the nifU gene encoding Fe-S cluster assembly protein NifU, protein MWDYSEKVLDLFYHPKNQGAMDPTPEPGIRVVTGEVGSITCGDALRLHLKVEESTERILAASFQTFGCTSAIASSSALTELITGLTLDQALKISNRDIANYLGGLPPAKMHCSVMGQEALEAAIYNYRGIPLPVHAEDDGSLICSCFGISETKIRRLVQDNHLTTVEEVTAYSKAGGGCGSCLVEIEDLIATVLAETRMKTQPDPLPAQPSPPLTTLQKITRIQAVLEEQVRPLLIADGGDVELHDVDGDQVWLRLKGACTSCASSQATLQHLIETRLQEQVWPSLTVQAV, encoded by the coding sequence ATGTGGGACTACAGCGAAAAAGTTTTAGACCTCTTCTACCACCCCAAAAACCAGGGGGCGATGGATCCCACCCCTGAGCCTGGGATCCGGGTGGTCACGGGCGAAGTGGGCAGCATCACTTGCGGCGATGCCCTGCGGCTCCACCTGAAAGTGGAAGAATCGACAGAACGGATCTTGGCGGCCAGCTTTCAAACCTTCGGCTGCACCAGTGCCATCGCCTCCTCCTCGGCTTTGACGGAGCTGATCACAGGATTAACCCTGGATCAAGCCCTCAAAATCAGCAACCGGGATATAGCTAACTACCTGGGGGGGCTGCCCCCCGCCAAGATGCACTGCTCCGTCATGGGGCAAGAGGCTCTAGAAGCCGCCATTTACAACTACCGCGGCATCCCCTTACCCGTCCATGCCGAGGATGATGGCTCCTTGATCTGCTCCTGCTTTGGTATCAGCGAGACCAAAATTCGCCGACTCGTTCAGGACAACCACCTGACCACAGTCGAAGAGGTCACTGCTTACAGCAAAGCCGGTGGTGGCTGCGGCTCCTGTCTGGTGGAGATCGAGGATCTGATCGCGACGGTTTTGGCGGAAACCCGAATGAAAACCCAGCCGGATCCGCTTCCAGCCCAACCCTCTCCCCCCCTCACTACCCTGCAGAAGATCACCCGCATTCAGGCGGTGTTGGAGGAGCAAGTCCGCCCCCTGCTGATCGCCGATGGCGGCGACGTGGAGCTGCACGATGTGGACGGGGATCAGGTGTGGCTGCGCCTCAAGGGAGCCTGCACCAGTTGTGCCAGCAGCCAGGCCACCCTGCAACACCTGATCGAAACCCGCCTGCAAGAGCAGGTGTGGCCCAGCCTCACGGTGCAAGCTGTTTAA
- a CDS encoding nitrogenase component 1: MTTVEETRKIVAEVLETYPEKAQKKRAKHLNVYEEGKSDCGVKSNIKSVPGVMTTRGCAFAGAKGVVWGPVKDMIHLSHGPIGCGYYSWSGRRNYYVGVTGVDTFGTMQFTSDFQERDVVFGGDKKLAKLLLEANELFPLAKGITIESECPVGLIGDDIEAAMLGPPAFCWRRSACGW; the protein is encoded by the coding sequence ATGACTACTGTTGAAGAGACCCGAAAAATCGTGGCAGAGGTTTTAGAAACCTATCCCGAAAAGGCCCAAAAAAAGCGGGCCAAACACCTCAATGTTTATGAAGAAGGCAAATCCGATTGTGGGGTGAAATCCAACATCAAATCCGTGCCGGGCGTCATGACCACCCGCGGCTGTGCCTTTGCCGGGGCCAAAGGGGTGGTGTGGGGGCCGGTCAAGGATATGATTCACCTCAGCCATGGCCCGATTGGCTGTGGCTATTACTCCTGGTCAGGACGGCGGAACTACTACGTCGGGGTGACCGGAGTGGACACCTTCGGCACCATGCAGTTCACCTCCGATTTTCAGGAGCGGGATGTTGTTTTTGGGGGTGACAAAAAGCTGGCCAAACTGTTGCTGGAGGCCAACGAACTCTTTCCGTTGGCCAAAGGCATCACCATCGAGTCGGAGTGCCCCGTCGGCCTGATCGGCGATGATATCGAAGCGGCGATGCTTGGTCCTCCCGCATTTTGTTGGAGGAGATCGGCCTGCGGGTGGTGA